From the genome of Glycine max cultivar Williams 82 chromosome 2, Glycine_max_v4.0, whole genome shotgun sequence, one region includes:
- the LOC100306409 gene encoding alpha-amylase inhibitor/lipid transfer/seed storage family protein precursor has translation MMMKSAMCAVVVVALLLLAEVGPMAEAVTCTPTELSPCLPAITSGAKPSNACCTKLKQQKPCLCGYLKNASLKQYVNSPNARKTVASCGIPFPTC, from the coding sequence ATGATGATGAAGTCTGCTATGTGTGCAGTGGTGGTTGTAGCACTTCTTCTTCTGGCGGAGGTGGGGCCCATGGCTGAGGCTGTGACATGCACCCCAACAGAGTTGAGTCCGTGTCTTCCAGCAATCACTTCCGGTGCTAAACCTTCCAATGCTTGTTGCACGAAGCTGAAGCAGCAAAAACCATGCTTATGTGGCTACCTCAAAAACGCTAGCTTGAAGCAGTATGTTAACTCTCCTAATGCCCGAAAAACCGTTGCTTCTTGTGGGATTCCCTTTCCaacttgttaa